In Miscanthus floridulus cultivar M001 chromosome 19, ASM1932011v1, whole genome shotgun sequence, the DNA window CATTAGCTTCCTCACGCGGGAAGCGGCATGTCCTGAGGCTTGCATCCTCTTAACAGTTGTGCACCATTTCATTAAaaaaagatcacaaaaatcgcaAATTTGCAATAGACAACAACTACATCTTTACATCCATACAAACAAAAGTTCATGCACACAGAGATCACTAGATCAGCACCAATAATATTGGCAAATCCCTACAACTATAATATCGCGCCGGCTCCGGCTGTGCAGTACCGCATCAAGATGCCATGCTACGGACCTAGTCCATGCTGGTAGTAGAGAAGGAAGGTGAGGAGGTCTCATCGAAATCTACATGGAACATCTTCTCAACGGTGCACTAGTAGAAATGTTCACATCCCGAATTTCTAGTGACAAATCAAAACCGCGTCACAGAACAACACATAACTATGACAAAACTTTATGTTCGCCATAGATCAATTGGCGACGGACCTCAGCCACTGCCTATTATGACGAAGCCTAATATCTTCACAAATATCGTCATTGAACAATACATGATATCGTCATAGATCATACACACCACTTGATTGCTCATTTGTGATGCTCTGTTTTCAAATGGTAACGAACATGACTTCTTCATTAAACCAATTACTCATATGTGACGATCTATTTTTGAATTATATATAATGAATATCACTTCGTCATAAGTCTCTAGGTCCTTATCATGTATTACTGTGGGACCAAGTCCATCATGCCACACGTGTAATGTGGGACTCGTTTGACTTATATGGCAACCACGTGTAGCTGTGGGACCGAATAGCTTGTATGGTAGTCTCATGTAATAGTGGGTCCCATAACCGCCTACCAAATGTATATGTGTTGTGTAACTGTGGGATCCAACGTCTTGCGTGGTATGCCACGTGTATATGTCAAACCGAACCACCCATGTGGCAGCCACGTGCAACAGTGGGACCCACTGCAGTTCGCCACGCCCCGTGTAATTGTGTGACCTGACGTATTACGTGGCACCATGAGTAACAGTAGGTTCCACGATGTCCTGCCACATGGATAGATCATTTGTAGTTGCAGGTAGGGAATGAGATGGTCTGGATGAGCCTTAGTGAGCCTATGTTAATCGAGTTATGTCAAGCTGGCACTACGAGCCACGGGAGCATCCTCGGCATCAAACGCCCATGGACTAGACCAACACGAGCACAATTTACATTGGGTCAGCACCACATAACTAATTGGCCCCAAAAAGAATTATCTTATAAGTTTGGTCAAAGTCTAATTAtcctaagagcaagtataatagcaggctgtaagccgactaaatgctgaggtggaggagagaggggaggagagagagaagaagcgggctgtaagcttacagccggcttgggcacaagaaccaagaaagtctgtgagaaagacaagtgggccatgtattaactgtaaagagttaactactgtatgagtgggctgagagaaggctacaacgaaccttacagccagcaagccggctgtattattagccttgctctaagtaTGACTAAGTTAGTATCAACATTTATAATACCGAATAGTTATACTTTGAAACCATATTACAAACAAATTGACTTATACTGATATGatatcataaatatatatagaTACTTTTATACATTGGTCAAACTTATAATAGTTTGACTTTGATTAAACCCATAAGGTCATTTTCTTTGGACGGAGGTAGTAGATGCTAAAAATTATCTAGGGAGATTCAAATGGGCGTGGTTAATAGGCCACCTAATTATTAGCTGGACATCCAGCTAACAACTGTTTCACTAGCTATCATAACCCAAAAAATAACAGCTAATAGATTGATAAAAGACATATTTGCTCCCTCACCTACCCTACCACATGCCCTCCCAGCAGTACCTAATATATTTGCGGCCCTTCTAATAGTAGCTAAAAGAGGAATGACATTATAGACAAACCATCAATGCATCCACATTTTGTGCGCTAGATTCGAATAACAGCTAAGCTAATAGTTAGCCAACCAATAGTTAGCTAACTTATATTAGTTATGAACTATTATCTAACTAACTAACAATGACACCCTTACGTTTGCTAGCTAGAAATATATGTATACCTACCAAAATATTTTCATTGGAGTGACAATTCCTTTTTCATACCCGTATAATAAACGAATTAATAATTAAGCATGACTGTTGTTATTTATCTAGTACCCTTTAGGTTCTCTTTTATCATGTGTTGGATGATTATATATTAAATCTAGCAAGATGATTCATGAAATATATCATTCTATTTTATGTAATTTAGTTTGCAGCTTTCTAATCCCTTTTGACTCATGGTTCTTACTCTAGAGTCTATGATTTCAATGACGTTTATTGTCACAAGAAATAATTTTTACACCATGAGATATCTGATCTTTATTATTTTGTTAACGCCATGACCTTGAGTTAtatacactactacaaaaaccatTTCTAGATATGACTCTTTTTGGTAGAGGCTGCTCTATCGAAATTCACCTCTAAAAATGGTTTATGAGCCGGCTTGTGTCTCTGGAAATCGATTTTTATAGGCTGAGGCTAGGCTTGCCAGCCTCTAAAAATAGGTGAAACACAATAAAATTCACCACTTTTGTAAATCAAGCTAGATGAAAGTcatactttatatcaaaattgtagtgcTAGAAGATTTCTACAACTTAAATCAAGTTTTCTTTTTGAAACGTATTATTTTTATTGCAACCCATTTACAGAATATTTAAATAAAAACTATGGTCAAATACAAAGAACCAATGTGTAAAATTAATCAAGTAAATGTGACAAGAAAAATAATTTCGCAACCGTTCCCCGCTCCATTACAAACTTGACCGCTAAATATATGAAATTTAATTCACTGAGAGTGAGCTATCACTATACGCCAAAAATCCTCCGCGAAGAAAAGGCCCCCCTAATAACAAGTCAAACTTCTGTTTTTCCTTCTCTTTTAGAATCGCAAGCTAACAAAAGACTTTTAAACACACACAAGAAAGGGCAAGCATGACGAGTATGGTCTTAAAAGTCTTTTGTTTAAATAGTTGCGTACCAACAAAAAAATGGTGGAAGTGCGACAGGAATGCCTAAAACCATTTCGTCTGCATTATTTTGTTGGCTTCAAATAAAAGTTTTTGCTCCTCCCATGAAAACGAGCCAGAAAATCAAATCTTTGTGGTGCAGTGCACGAATCATAGTGGAATTGAGAGGACGGGACATCATTAGGAGTGAGCCCTTGTACTCGTGGTAAAAGTGTGCTCTGTTTCTCGTCATGGCAATTTTACAACCAAGTCAAAAGGGCAACATTCGCATGTTTATTTATGCAAGGAACGTCAAAATCCAGAGTACAGACTACGGAGCGCCACATTAATAACACGGAAAGGAAGCAAGAAAAAATGGCAAAAAGGAGACTATGATGAATCCATCCATCGTCAACGAAACGCCAGTTTTATCAGATGACGACGGGCATGGCACCCGCAGAGACGGGCTCACACGTACGACGCGCCTCGCCCTCGCTGGCCGCCGCCCCAGCGATCGAGCACTAGCAGGCAGGCTCCCCACCTTCCCCTCAGGCGCTACCTCGCCCGCCCTCTATAAATGCGAGCCTGGCACTGCGCCGAGCTTACCTGGAACAGAGACAGGGCAGGCCGCAGGCCATCCATCGCAGAGAGGGCAGCAGCACGCCAGCACCTGAGATTGACGGCGGGGCCGGCCCTTCGGAGCAGGTAGGGTGAGAGATGGGGAGGCAGCCGTGCTGCGACGAGGTGGGCGTGAAGAAGGGCCCGTGGACGGCGGAGGAGGACCAGAAGCTCGTCGGCTTCCTCCTCACCCACGGCCACTGCTGCTGGCGCGTCGTTCCCAAGCTCGCAGGTCAGAATCTCCCTCCCTGCACTCCACCATGTATGCATGTGATGTTGTGACTGGCCGGCCGTCTGTGCTTCCGCCGCGCTCCGGTTTCGGCTCCGGCTCCATCCCTGTCCCTGACGTCGTGTGTGTGGTTCGTGCGCTGCCGCAGGGCTGCCGAGGTGCGGGAAGAGCTGCAGGCTGCGGTGGACCAACTACCTGAGGCCCGACCTCAAGAGGGGCCtgctctccgacgacgaggagaggcTCGTCATCGACCTGCACGCGCAGCTCGGCAACAAGTGCGTTCGTGACGGATGAACTGCGAAATGCTTCATGGTTTTCTTGGGCTCCGCTCGCCATCAAACGCCTCCGGGTCGTTTCACCGCGGACTACTGGTCCTCTGTTTTGTCGCGCCTCACCGCATGACGCTTGACGCAGGTGGTCCAAGATCGCGGCGCAGCTACCGGGGAGGACGGACAACGAGATCAAGAACCACTGGAACACACACATCCGCAAGAAGCTCCTCCGGATGGGGATCGACCCCGTCACCCACCTGCCATTGCAGCAGGAGCCGCCCGCTCCTCTTCCTCCGGAGCAAGAGCAGGAAGAAGAACCGCATCAGCCGCAGAACGGCGGCGAGCTCATGCAGGAGGGTGCGGGGGAAGACGACATCACGCCGATGATCCAGCCGCACGAGAtcatggcgccgccgccaccacgtccGACGGCGGCGGCAAGCAACTGCGGCTCTGCTGTTTCCTCTGCCTCGGCCGGGTCCGCGTCCGTGGTCTCGCCGTCCTGCTCCTCCTCAGCCTCAGCCTCGGCGGCGTCCAGCGTGGAGGCGACGGAGTGGCTGGAGCCCATGTACCTGTTCGGCATGGATGGCATCATGGACGCCGGCTGGGGCGGCCTCCTCTTCCCCAGCAccggcgctggcgctggcggcgGCTTCGGCTTGGGCGCCGTCGATCCGTTCGACCAGTACCCCGGCGGCGGCTTCGATCAAGACGACCACTGGATGTGAATGTGACGCGCGTGATCGTCGTCCTAGCAATGCACATAGATTCGCCGCTTCCCCTTCCATCTCGCTTAGCAGCATAGCGCCATAGCCTAGCCTAGCCTCCATGTTTTCTTAGCTCTCTTTGGACTGTGCGTCGCCATGGCCGTCGATCCTTGCATTGTTCGGTCCTTCAACTTTAATCCAATCCAGTGCTGATAAACAAGAATTGACAAATTCGTTCGGGTGTGCGAAAACGTGACTGTTGAGTTGACGTGACGCGTCTGATTCAGCTATCTAGTTCGGTGGATTAATGCCAGTCTCCACTCTCCAGAGCTGAGTGACTCTGCGTGACGGCGTATGCGCGTGAGGACGAGAGGTGGTTTGTGTCAGCTTCCGACTTCTCATGCGGCGCCGGTGCTCCAGGCTTTCTCCGGCCGGCTGATGGCGCCGATTGTCGCGACGCGCCGTACGTGGCGAGCGGCAGCGCGCGTCGCCGCTTCTTTGACCGCTAGTACCTcgtacatgcatgcatgccaagATCGTGCTTGGTTTCCAGTTAATCCGCGCTGCATCGTTTTTTACGTGTTTATAGAAAGGAGCGCCGGCGCATATCTACGGTCTCTGGTCAAACAAACATGGCGCCAATTCGTCGGCATACAAACTGACAGTCGCATGTTGCAGTCAACCTTGCAGTCCCAGCATGAAATTGCTGTATTGTTTTCATAACTTTTTTTAATCATAATTCGGCTCTAGGGCCTTATATTGCACGCATTAGACTCAGCCAAATCACGAGTCACTTGAACATTTACAATTTCGGGGAGGGGGCCATCCCACACCTGGGATTGGCCCGGGTCCCAGCACAAACTTAAACTAGCAAGTTCATGTGCTGCATTGACACTACGAGAAACAAGTGAAAACTCTGGCGAAACAAAGCGATCATACAGGAGATCTCCACGCTGGTGTATACGTTGACGCTCTTCTCCATCTTCTAACACATGGTAGACTGATTTTACAGAGAACCTCCCTTCTGTGTCAAAGTGCCAAGCAATTATATCATCACGCCCCATTCTTGTAGGAGTTGCCAGAATATTTGTAACATCCTCTTCCCAAAAGATCTCACGTACTAGCTGTACATCCCAACCTCCTGTGGCTGGGTCGATGAGTTCTCAAACTTTTGAAAGCAGAACATGGAGTTATCGGCCTTGGGGTCACTCCGCACGGAATCCATGGATCTTCCCATATTCGCACCTGCATGCCATCGCCCACGCGCCAAATTAGACACCTCTCATCGCAAAAACTACTTCATAGTTTCTGCCACGAGACACTACTCGTGAAACTATCCTCCCAACGCAATAAtatttagggcctctttggcacggcttatgccggctttggcttcatctattttgcgcaaattgaggcactgtagcgtgaagccgttttgtaagccggagttaaaatgaactagaagtcgAAAAAAactagtttttctggcttcaccggctttaaCTTCACCGATGAAGCTGTTTTGGATAAGCCGTGTCAAAGGGGGCTTAGAGTACTCCCGAAAAAAATCAAACCAATCATTCGCATCCTCTCTCCTACATTCATCCAGGTCCCGTGCGGGCGGATGCCCCTGTGGCTCGGTCACGCAGGCTCCCATCGGCGGCCGCAAGCGAAGCTCTACGGCGGAGTGAGCTCCCCGACGGAGGCCGTGCGAGGTCCGTGGTGCAGTGGCGGCCACGCGAGCTCTTGGCGTCGGCCATGCGAGTCCGCGCGCGAGTCCACGACGGCCTCGCGAGCACCCCACCAGTTTGCGCAAGCTCCTTGCCGACGGCGTGGTCCACGGCGAGTCGGCGGCGTCCTCGTGAGCACCCTGCCAGCGGCCAAGCGAGGTCCACGGCAGACCTCTCCGTGGCGGTGCGCGAGCAAGGCGGTCACGCGAGGCTCCATGGGGGCGGCGACGGCGCTCTCCACGGCGGCTCCGAGGCGGCGGCTGCGCTCTCCACGTGAGGCTCCGCGGCAGCGCTCTTCACGGCGGCGGTGCGGCCGGCGCAGCGTTGCTGTCGGCAGGGAGGGAGCGTCCGCGCAGATGGGCTTCCGCGTCACGGCGAGGATGGATCCTGCGGGTCCCGCGGTAGCGCAGCGTTGCGGCCGGCCGGAAGGCCATGTCCGTGCGGCGGTGCGGCGTTGCGGCTGGCGGGGAGGGCACGTACGTGTACAAGGTCACCATCTTTAGCGCGCTCTCCTTCGTCTCCTGGACGCTCACGCTCGTCCTGCTCATCAAGTATGTCGCCGTCGTCCTGCGTGCCGATGACAACGTCCGTCGGGCGGCCGCGAGCTCCGCAGGTGGCGATGTCGGATGGCCGCGCCAGTCGGGATGGACACGACGAGTCGGGGCGGGGATAGGAGAGCGCTGGGGAGATTTAGCACACGAGATCTGGAGATGTCGGGAAGAAACCATGGTACCCTCCCAACGTGGACGAGACTCGCCTCTTCCGTCTTCGTGCGTAGACGTCGTTTCTTCAAAATTTTTCCACTCTACATTCGATAAATGATCTGCCACcgctacgtaaaaaacgattttagcaacggtttaaattttttttaggggcggctggtgatggagccacccctatagtggcgtgctcgggtggccagacaccagccgctcctacaaataaaacagcaggggcggctggtgttacgagccgcccctgaaaatgctatttgtaggagcggttggtgattgagccgctcctacaaatgcccccatatatatagctccgatttgtaggggcggctcaatcactagccgcccctacaaatgacccacatataaaacagctgctgcaccttcttcctcaccggatcactcactccaacccgtgaaagaaaggtgaagaggccttgggcacctcccaaaaattgctttaCTAAGGAAGGAAGGTTTTgctctcaaatcctttggtggagaggttgtagaaggtaataaaatgctattccatacttttttttgaagttttaatggttggctagtgagtaattaaagttttatttttctctctcttctatggtgcttgagctatttatgaagcaaattagacccaagttttaattGTATtggggtaaattagggaggggaacaagatcatacctttatttagtccatgtttcttgattttagtggacaattagttagttttatggatgtttcatgtgcatgtggatctagatttagggtttggtttttttattaattttatttttgtaaatttatgtttgatgaaattggactagggtttgtatgaaacatattgggtaaagtataattgttgctaattgttgtctttgaaattgtttgttgtaatcaataaatatgtattttaattatttatggataaatgggctattaattaattttcctctaccatggtgtgtttgtatgcttcatgtaattatattagatttatattcatatatatctgaagtatatacaattattctcaagtaattattaatttgtttcattttcctttaatgcttgttttgttgttgttgttgtcaaagatggagtacaggaactcttgaatgtatggttcgttaaggttcaaggcaggtttccgtgaagaggtggataaatttattgaagccgcaaagaagcatgcaacaatattgaaagagaataaggatacaattatttgcccctgtaaagattacaagaaccgtatggcatggacagatgtgactatcatcagatcacatttgattatgtgaggatttattgaggactacacagtgtggattcatcatggtgaaacgattattattaatgatgaggatgaggaggaatacgacgaacgaaaccatagaatccatgtcccaatattcagcagagcttgatgcacgaatggatttcgagtttggcaatgaacaaggtggtgatgctggtggttgggatggtaacgacgaaggtggtgccaataatgatggtggagcacgtgtcggggatgaagataatttggaggacatgattcgagcccttgaaccagagattttactaaatagctcgAAAGGTCtaaaaaatttggaaagggtgataaaagcatcgaaggagactgtgtatggtgttgaaaagggctgtccgatacattggacattgctacgttttgtgcttgagctgctcatcttgaaggctaagtacggctggtcagactatagtttcaatgatctattgcatctcctgtcatgagTGCTgctacaaccaaactcagttcccgccaacacataccaagcgaagaaggtcataagtccattgacaatgggtgttaaaaaaatccatgcatgccccaaccactgtatactttttcatggcgaaacattcaagtcactggataaatgtccccggtgtggggccagccgatacaagaacaatgacctttacggtggggatgaagcctccacgAGGAAAAAGAGAAATAAAAAGGGTACAAAAAATGTGGTACACGAATCTCAGCCACtaaaggacactccattaggcaatgatgcaaagcagagaagaattcctgccttggtaatgtggtacctgccagtgaccgaccgcttgagacgtatcttcctaaaccctaaagaagtcgcactcatgacatggtgggatgatgagcgcaaggtggatgatgttaagattgcacacccagctaattgtagtcagtggcaaaggtttgatgagaagcataaagaattcagcgatgacctaaggaatgtacggtttggcttgagcaccgatggaatgaatcccttcaatgagaggatgggcgaccatagcacatggccagtgatcttgaccatgtacaacatcccaacatggttgtgtcagaagagaatgTACCttttcctcactattcttatttctggccctaaacaaccaggcattgatatagacgtgttcctcgagcctttgatacaagaaatggagaggctatggaggcatggggagcagatgtacgatgtgttCCGAAAGAAGGACTTtatatatagagcaataatatttgttactaccaatgattaccccgcgctgtttgctttgtctggacagatcaaaggaagacgggatgcttggtttgcttagatggtactacatgggtgtacctggatgcatccaagaagatagtttacctaaggaaccgatgcttcttaaagacaagtcacaagtaccgtagcaaattgttctttagattttatgacaatgccccggagattgaaccccctccggagagacgtcataatagagaacacgtgtacagaatgatgaaaaacatacacgtcgtctatggaaagaagaatccggatgggacgaatagagatagaagcacacctcttgtcgaaggcgtacctttcaagaaacaatcgatcttctttcagtatctgccttattagccagacttggaggtcccccatgccattgatgctat includes these proteins:
- the LOC136529612 gene encoding MYB-like transcription factor ODO1 produces the protein MGRQPCCDEVGVKKGPWTAEEDQKLVGFLLTHGHCCWRVVPKLAGLPRCGKSCRLRWTNYLRPDLKRGLLSDDEERLVIDLHAQLGNKWSKIAAQLPGRTDNEIKNHWNTHIRKKLLRMGIDPVTHLPLQQEPPAPLPPEQEQEEEPHQPQNGGELMQEGAGEDDITPMIQPHEIMAPPPPRPTAAASNCGSAVSSASAGSASVVSPSCSSSASASAASSVEATEWLEPMYLFGMDGIMDAGWGGLLFPSTGAGAGGGFGLGAVDPFDQYPGGGFDQDDHWM